GATGTCGGCTCATCACATCCTGGGGCTGAAGCCGGTCCCAAGGGTATGGCTGTTCGCCATTTAAAGTGGTACGCGAGCTGGGTTTAGAACGTCGTGAGACAGTTCGGTCCCTATCTGCCGTGGGCGTTGGAAAGTTGAGAAGAGTTGCTCCTAGTACGAGAGGACCGGAGTGAACGAACCTCTGGTGTTCGGGTTGTGTCGCCAGACGCATTGCCCGGTAGCTATGTTCGGACGGGATAACCGCTGAAAGCATCTAAGCGGGAAGCCTCCTTCAAGATAAACTTTCCCTGGACTTTAAGTCCCTAAAGGGCCGTTGAAGACTACGACGTTGATAGGCTGGGTGTGGAAGCGTTGTGAGGCGTTGAGCTAACCAGTACTAATTGCCCGTGAGGCTTGACCATATAACAGAGCAGATCTGAGAAAGAAAACGCTCTGTGAATGAGTGAAGTTGACGATGATCGAGAGATCAGAGAAAAATATCGATACAATGGACGCGATGATTGAGTGGTAAGGCCACAGGTCATTGAAGGTTGTTGAACAACGTATCGGATAAGCAGAAAGCGCTTGAGCGTGATGAATTGCAACCTGGTTCGTAAGAACCCTTTCGTTTCCCCCTATTTGACGGAGTAAGGCACTGAGAGATAAGACCTGAAATGTCATACCGGTTTGCCTGATGGCAAGAGTGAGTGGATCGGACTGGCGCACCAGCCACCTGATCTGAAGACTTGAGCAAGGCAGACAAGGTAAACAGAATTTGGCGTAAGCCATACCGGTTTGCCTGACGACAATAGAGAGTTGGAACCACCTGATCCCATCCCGAACTCAGACGTGAAACGACTCATCGCCGATGGTAGTGTGGCGCTTCGCCATGTGAGAGTAGGTCATCGTCAGGCTTCTAAAAAAGAAAACCCCGATCAGTTTACTGGTCGGGGTTTTGTTTTTTTGGATACGATGGTCTTCTTTTACTAATATTGGCCAACATGTGAAACCGCCTGTACCGCAGGTACGGCGGTTGGGCGCCGTAGGGCGTCGCGCAGCGATTGCGAGCATGCTCGCAACCCACTGTAGGTCATCGTCAGGCTTCTAATAAAAACGCCCTGGTTCGAGAGAGCCGGGGCGTTTTGCTGTGTGCCGTGAAAACGTGCGTTCCGGGCCTGTCCCGGATGTGGGCTACTCGACCGACGGTCATGGAGTACCCAAAGCAACCGCTTTGCTCGCGGGGCATGCAAGCTCGCACCATCCCTGGTGCTCGAGTCTACGACCCGCCGGCAGAGCCGGCGCCCTAACTGGTACGCCAGCCCGGTTGTCCCTGTAATTTTGTCAGGCTTCTAAAAGCAAAACCCCGATCAGCTTACTGATCGGGGTTTTGCTTTTAAGGATACGATAATCTGATCTTCTCTTATTTAAGTCCTTTCACATCAGCGCGCTCTTGTGTGGAGGTTAACTCCCAGAGCGCATTCCGGGCCGTTCATGTACCTCGATCTTTGCGTATGGTTGGTGTGACGCCAATCAACCCAGCGCTCTGGCTAATTAATCAGCGTATTTTCAAATGCATCTAGCGTCATTTACTGAAATTTGGTGTTCCCAATTTCCAGCCCTGACCAATGGGGTGGCTCTTAATGTGCCTTATTTCGCATTGTAATAGTTCTTTAAATTTATAATAGAAACGAATTTATATGAGATTTTCTTTGTGATCTCTGCACCATTTGGTGTGACCTTAGTAAACGAACCAACAATAGATGTGAGCTAATTGGTACATCTATCTGATAATTATTCCGAATGGCTTCATGATCATTGCTCAACCATTGGTGCGACAATTAAAGGGTTACATTTTTCAGTAAATATTAACTGGTAGTGTTCCGTATAATCGCTCGTTCCAGTGCTTTTTTGCTCAGTTCGATTTAAGCGGGTATAGTCGCCGTTAATGTGGGAAGAGGGTAATAAAAATGATTAAAGTAACGACAGGGATAGGCGCGTTAATTATTTTTTCAATTTCACTAGCGTCATGTGGCGGCGGTGGTGACAGTAGTCCTGCTCCGACACCACAACCGACCGCTATACCTACCGCACAACCAACTGCGATTCCGACTGCGGTACCTACATCTACCACCTTCACAGTTTCAGGAACTTTAGAAGTCGCCTCAAATACCTTTAGGGACACAGATAACAATGACCCTTATTCTGAGTACAGTGACAACTCTAGCGCTTCAACAGCCCAAACACTGCCAAATACAGCGGTGTTACAGGGATTCGTTACCAAAGATTCTACTGGAGTAGAGGGCGATAGGTTTGAATTTGAGATTGATGAGGATGATGTTTATAGGGTGAGTCTCCAAGCGGGGCAGATAATTAGAGTGCAAGTTGTTGATTATGATGGATTTAGCACCGACTCCACTTTTAAAGGCGATATTGATTTACAACTCTATGACGATCAACAAAACCTAATCTCAACTTCAGATTCTGTCACTGAATTTGAGGAATTGGTCGTTCCCCAAGACGGTGAATATTATGTGCTGGTGTATGCCTACAGCGGCACATCAAAGTACATCCTGCATATTATGAATAGCTTAGGTAGTAATAACGTGGCTAGCGTTAATACAGGAGAATTTGTACCGGGACAAGCCGTAGTTATTTATAAAAGTCAGAGTAATAATCGACAGAAACCCTCTATAAACAAACCAAGTTTGTTGCATTTTGACGCGGTGTTGGGTAACCAAAAACCAACGATGCTTTCCAAATTTGATACCGAGCTTTCGTTGCGCAACCCCGCCTCATTTGAAAAGCGAAAAACGCTGGAGAATATTAAGCAACTCCGTCAAAGAGAGAATATCAGCGCAGTCTCCCCAAATTATCTGCGTTATTCATTGGCAGTTCCCAACGATGAATATTTTGGTTTGCAGTGGCATTACGGCGCTATTAATTTGCCGGCGGCTTGGGAAATTACTACCGGTGCAAGTGTATCCAGTAATGATGTTTTGGTCGCGGTTGTTGACACAGGGGTATTTCTCGATCACATCGAATTAGCTGGTCAATTGGTAGCAGGGTACGATTTTATCTCGGCACTTGCCAATTCACTTGACGGCGACGGCATAGATAACAATCCCGACGACCCTGGAGATTCTTCAATACTTGGGCAAAGCTCCTGGCATGGAACACATGTTGCCGGCACGATTGCGATGTTGACCGATAATAATGTCGGCGCAGCGGGCATCGCTTATGGAGCCAAGATAATGCCTTTGCGTGCGTTAGGTGCTCAGGGAGGCTCCAGTTACGACATCATGCAAGCCGTGTCTTACGCTGCAGGATTGAGCAACGATAGCGGCACCGTACCGTCCCGACGCGCTGACATAGTTAACATGAGTTTGGGCGGTCCGGGCTTCAGCCAAGCTGAGTCAGAATTTTACCAGTCGTTGTACAATCAGGGAGTAATTATTGTCGCAGCGGCAGGTAACGATAATTCCTCAACGCTCATGTATCCCGCTTCATACGGCGGCGTTTTTTCGGTGAGCGCCACAGACTACGCAGGAAATAGAGCGCCTTACTCTAATTACGGCAGCCAGGTCGATATTGCTGCCCCAGGAGGTAATACCGCCGCAGATCTGAACGGTGATGGGTATCCTGATGGAGTTTTAAGTACCTTGGTGGATGACAGCTCAGGCAATCGTAATTCGAGTTTGCAGTTTTATCAGGGTACGTCAATGGCAGCACCGCACATTGCTGGTGTTTTCGCACTTATGAAATCTGTTTACCCTGGACTAACTCCAACAACAGTGGATGCTATGTTGCAATCGGGTTTATTAACCACTGATATGGGTAGTGTTGGTAGAGATGATGTTTATGGTTACGGCCTTATCGATGCTTATAAAGCCGTTACTGTTGCCCGAGATTTGGAGGCGGGTGGTACAGCACCTGAGCCAGCTGCGATTGTTGTTGCAACGCCAGCGCAAGTTCCTTTGGGGTTAACATCTTCAGCCACTGTTGAATTGAGAAATGCAGGAGGTGGCGCACCGCAGGTAACTGCAGTAGATGCTGTTGAATCTTGGCTCGATGCGTCACCCCTTACAATTGATGCCAATGGACTTGGAAGTTACACCATTTCAGTATCGCGCGATGGTTTGGTTCAGGGTACCTATATCGGTACAGTCATTTTTAAATTTGATTCTGCTGCAGATTTATCCGTAACAGTTTCTATGCAAGTTGGTGATACGGTATCTGAGGGGGGGGTTGCTCAACTTTATGCGATTCTTGTCGATCCAAGTTCAAACGACACCTCGCAAACGGTATTCGTGGAAGAGGTAAACAATGCTCTGACTTTTTCATTTTCTGAGGTAGAACTAGGAACCTACCAGCTCTTAGTGGGTACTGACATTGATAATGATCAGTTTATCTGCCAGACGGGTGAAGCCTGTGGTGCGTATCCCACGCTCAATCGAATCGACTCATTAATTGTTGATCAGGACTTTACCAATCTCAATTTCACAATCGATTTAATGTCAAGTATTGAAAGCTTGTCGGCAAATTCAGTAACTGACTCCTCGAATATGTCTACAGAGACCCGGATACAGCGCAAGAGAACAGGGAAGACTAAATATATACAATTAAAACGATAATAAGGTGTGTTGTATGTACATGAATTGGTTAATCGGATGTACTGTTGTTTTATTGTTATTGGGATGTGAAAGGCAGGTTAATAATAGCGTCACTTTGGTGTATCAGGGGGCGCAATGCGGGACTACTGAGCCCAGTATGGTTTGGCTTTCCACAGAAAAAGAGTTGATTGAAATTTTTAACAAAGCCTCTGGTACAAGTATCACGTTACCGCAAAATGAATCACAAGTTCAGTACACAGATACAATGCCAAAAATGGAGCTCGACAAATATTATTATATATATGTGAGTTCTGGAATGCAGCCCAGCGCAGGTTATCAGATTGTCGCATCTGGGAATACATTCAATATTGTAAAATCAGTTGCTCAACTGCCAATAGAACTTAAAAAGCCTCAACCCGGAACGATGCAGGCGATGATGACTACTGTACCCTGCGCAATTATTGAAATCGACAAAGGGAATTTTAAGGTGGTAGACGCGATGGGAATTCAGCTCACTCGAATACCATGAATCATCGGGTTTAACATTGTAAGAACGGAACAATCTAAGGTTTTAAATGTTTAGAAAAACTGTGTTTTGGAGCTCGTAAAACGATAAAGCGCTTTTTGTACAGACTCCCAGTAGCCGTCGAACTATTCTAGCGGTATATCATCAATATTTGTTGTGAGGTTGATGAAATACCACAGACGATTCTGGTTTTGTGGTCGTTTCTTGGCATTTTTACAGGTTTTGAGAGTGCATAGTAAGTGGCAATGACAGTAACCAATAGTTATGTGCCAGCCCGGCGCACGCGAATCTCTGATGTCCGTTTGGTAACTGTGTCCTGTGTTGCCAAAGCCTTAAAAAAAGGTTCTAGCGCCTTCCATGGGAGCTACCTCGGACTGCACACAGCCCGCTAACCCAGGCGATTATCGCGACCTCCATGTACTTACTGGTGCTAATTACCTCCTACTTGAGACCCGCTGCCAATCAGAATCTAAGAAGGGTAAGAGGCTTCTTGCTCTAGTACCGATCGCGCAACGGTGCACCAACAGACCCTAGAAGCTGTCTTTGCTTTCCTAGCTAACCCCGATGGCTGAAACACCTGCCACAATCAATACCGTGACGCTTAAACAATAAGAGGATGTTTCGCTTTATCCGCAGACCTTGGTCATCTAGTATATAGCACCTAAGAGCGCGGGCCCCTACCAGCTCGTAAAACACCCTATGCCAAAAACCCAGCTACCGAATCCGTTATGACGTTTGTCCACTTAAAAGTTCGCACTGAATTCTCTCTGGTTGACAGTATTATTCGAGTTAAACCTCTCATCGAACGTGTTAAAAAAGAACAAATTCCCGCGTGTGGTATTACCGATCTCCACAATTTTTTCGGATTACTCAAATTTTACCGAGCTGCACAAGGGGCAGGCGTAAAGCCCATTTGCGGCTGCGATTTTAAGATGGATATCGGCACCGAAGACGACTTGCATCCGCCGCTAATTACGCTCTTTGCGATGAATTTGCAGGGTTATAAAAACATCACTGCGCTTATCTCTAAATCTTTTCAGGAAGGGCAGAGCCTTGGCGAACCCTATATCAAGCGTGACTGGCTAGGGGAATTTTCTGAAGGGGTGATTGCGTTGTCGGGTGGCAAGTTTGGAGAAATTGGTCAGCTCCTGGTTGCCAATAAAAGAGACGAGGCGCAAATTGCGCTTGAACAGATGCAGGCGATTTACCCCAACCGGTTTTATATCGAATTACAGCGTACCGGTAGGGATAACGACGAGCTTTACCTGCATCGTGCAGTGGCTTTAGCGAGCGCAAATGCCTGCCCGGTGGTA
The DNA window shown above is from Alteromonadaceae bacterium 2753L.S.0a.02 and carries:
- a CDS encoding protease stability complex PrcB-like protein; translation: MYMNWLIGCTVVLLLLGCERQVNNSVTLVYQGAQCGTTEPSMVWLSTEKELIEIFNKASGTSITLPQNESQVQYTDTMPKMELDKYYYIYVSSGMQPSAGYQIVASGNTFNIVKSVAQLPIELKKPQPGTMQAMMTTVPCAIIEIDKGNFKVVDAMGIQLTRIP
- a CDS encoding serine protease; translated protein: MIKVTTGIGALIIFSISLASCGGGGDSSPAPTPQPTAIPTAQPTAIPTAVPTSTTFTVSGTLEVASNTFRDTDNNDPYSEYSDNSSASTAQTLPNTAVLQGFVTKDSTGVEGDRFEFEIDEDDVYRVSLQAGQIIRVQVVDYDGFSTDSTFKGDIDLQLYDDQQNLISTSDSVTEFEELVVPQDGEYYVLVYAYSGTSKYILHIMNSLGSNNVASVNTGEFVPGQAVVIYKSQSNNRQKPSINKPSLLHFDAVLGNQKPTMLSKFDTELSLRNPASFEKRKTLENIKQLRQRENISAVSPNYLRYSLAVPNDEYFGLQWHYGAINLPAAWEITTGASVSSNDVLVAVVDTGVFLDHIELAGQLVAGYDFISALANSLDGDGIDNNPDDPGDSSILGQSSWHGTHVAGTIAMLTDNNVGAAGIAYGAKIMPLRALGAQGGSSYDIMQAVSYAAGLSNDSGTVPSRRADIVNMSLGGPGFSQAESEFYQSLYNQGVIIVAAAGNDNSSTLMYPASYGGVFSVSATDYAGNRAPYSNYGSQVDIAAPGGNTAADLNGDGYPDGVLSTLVDDSSGNRNSSLQFYQGTSMAAPHIAGVFALMKSVYPGLTPTTVDAMLQSGLLTTDMGSVGRDDVYGYGLIDAYKAVTVARDLEAGGTAPEPAAIVVATPAQVPLGLTSSATVELRNAGGGAPQVTAVDAVESWLDASPLTIDANGLGSYTISVSRDGLVQGTYIGTVIFKFDSAADLSVTVSMQVGDTVSEGGVAQLYAILVDPSSNDTSQTVFVEEVNNALTFSFSEVELGTYQLLVGTDIDNDQFICQTGEACGAYPTLNRIDSLIVDQDFTNLNFTIDLMSSIESLSANSVTDSSNMSTETRIQRKRTGKTKYIQLKR